A single region of the Halobacterium wangiae genome encodes:
- a CDS encoding DUF2243 domain-containing protein: MSDQPGTWFGLQRRAKPLVQAGVVLGVGLGGFFDGIVLHQLLQWHHMLSASVAPTTVANLRTNVVADGLFHAATYVFTVAGTVLLLRAWRDPAVPPSGQTLLGSTVLGWGLFNVVEGTVNHQLLGIHHVWPDGPGSVLLWDVAFLVWGVLFVLGGYAVVRGDGAAAPPE, from the coding sequence GACGTGGTTCGGCCTCCAGCGACGGGCGAAGCCACTCGTCCAGGCCGGGGTGGTCCTCGGCGTGGGCCTGGGCGGCTTCTTCGACGGCATCGTCCTCCACCAGTTGCTCCAGTGGCACCACATGCTCTCCGCGTCCGTCGCCCCGACCACCGTAGCCAACCTGCGCACGAACGTGGTGGCCGACGGCCTGTTCCACGCCGCGACGTACGTCTTCACGGTCGCTGGAACCGTACTACTCCTCCGAGCATGGCGCGACCCCGCGGTCCCGCCGTCGGGTCAGACGCTGCTCGGGTCGACGGTGCTCGGCTGGGGGCTGTTCAACGTCGTCGAGGGCACCGTGAACCACCAGTTGCTCGGCATCCACCACGTCTGGCCGGACGGTCCCGGGTCCGTCCTCCTCTGGGACGTCGCCTTCCTCGTCTGGGGTGTGCTGTTCGTCCTCGGCGGCTACGCCGTCGTCCGCGGCGACGGTGCCGCTGCACCCCCAGAGTGA